The DNA region TCGTTCACCGTGACTTCGATTCTTTCGATATGTCGCCGCGAGGCCAGCTCAGGAACGACGCCTCCGTAGCGGTCATGCAGGTCATGCTGGGAGCACACGATGTTGGCCGCTACCTTCCTGTCGGGACCCACAACAGCGGCGGCGGTTTCGTCGCAGGAGGTTTCGACGCCCAGGATCGGTCCGTACTGCGAGCGCGATGAAGATCCGGCCGAAAAATGGCTCATTGTCTCAGAGGCGGCCGAGGGCGAATGTAGAGTGCTCGTGATGAAATCGGGTTGAACGGCGGGGGAAACAGAACGACCCCCGCGCGCTGCTCGCCTGGACGGGGGTCGTTACCGTGGTCACCGAGTCGGATGGCAAACTCCGTACGCTCTTTCCCGGCCGGGTCAGACCCCCGCCATCGCTTCCTGTTCGATGAACGCGGGAGCTCCATCCCGGAGCACCACCTTGATCTTGCGGCAATCCTTGAATCGCCCCTTGATGATTTCCTCGGACAGAGGATCGCCGATGGTCCGTTGAATCGTGCGCCGCATGGGCCGGGCGCCATAGAGGGGCTCGTAACCTTCTTTGATCAGCCAATGTTTCACTTCGTCGTCGATTTCGATTTCGACGCCCCGTTCCAGCAGGCGCACGTTCAGCTCTCTGAGCAGAATGTCCAAAATGCTGTAGAGGTGCTCCTTCTCCAGCGGATGGAACACGACGATCTCGTCGATGCGGTTCAGAAACTCCGGGCTGAACGCGCGCCGCAGTTCGCCCAGGACCTCGTCCTTCATCCGGCGCTCCCGTTCACCCTGTTCGGCGCTGTGGAACCCGAGCGAGACACCCTTTTGAATCAGCTTGGTGCCGAGGTTCGACGTCATGATCACGACGGTGTTCTTGAAATCGACCTTCCGCCCCAGGCTGTCCGTGAGCACCCCATCGTCCAGGACCTGCAAGAGGACGTTGAAGACATCGGGATGGGCCTTTTCGATTTCATCGAACAGCACCACGGAATAGGGCCGGCGGCGGACCTTTTCGGTCAACTGTCCGCCTTCCTCGTATCCGACATAGCCGGGCGGTGCGCCGAACAACCGCGAACTGGTGAACTTCTCCTGATACTCGGACATGTCGATGCGGATCAGCGCATCCTCGGTGTTGAAGAGAAACTCGGCCAGTGTTCTGGCGAGTTCCGTTTTGCCGACACCGGTCGGTCCGAGGAAGATGAAAGAGCCGATGGGCTTCTTGGCTTCTTTCAGGCCGGCGCGTGAACGACGGATGGCCCGACAGACCGCGGAGATGGCCTCGTTTTGGCCGACGATCCGCTTGTGGAGGAACTCTTCCATCCGCAAGAGCTTGTTCGACTCTTCCTCTTCGAGCTTGAACAACGGAATGCCGGTCATCTTCGAGACGACGTAGGCCACGTCTTCTTTGGTAATGATCGGCTTATGCTTCTCCTGGGTTTTCTTCCACTCGCGCTTGGATTCGTCCAGCAGCTTACGCAGGCGTTCCTCCTCCTCGCGATGGCGCACGGCTTCCTCGAAATTCTGCATCGAGATCGCGAGCTCCTTGTCGCGCGATACCTTTTTAAGCTCCTGCTCCAAGGCTTTCAGTTCGGTCGGGAGCGCGTAGCTCTGCAGCTTGGCCCGGGAGCCCGTCTCGTCGATGAGATCGATCGCTTTGTCGGGCAGGAATCGATCCGTGATGTAGCGGTCCGACAACTTCACGGCTTCAACGATGGCTTCTTCGGTGATTTCGACGCCGTGATGTTCTTCGTAGCGGTCGCGGAGGCCCTGGATGATCCTGACCGTTTCGTCGATGCTCGGCGGCTGGACGTAAATCGGCTGAAAGCGTCGTTTCAGCGCGCCGTCCTTCTCGATATGCTTTCGATATTCATCGAGCGTTGTGGCGCCGATGCACTGAATCTCGCCCCGAGATAAGGCCGGCTTCAACATATTCGACGCGTCGATCGAACCCTCCGCCGCGCCCGCCCCGACCAAGGTGTGAAGTTCGTCGATGAAAATGATGATGTTGCCGGCCTGGACGATCTCTTTCATCACGACCTTCAGCCGTTCTTCGAATTGCCCGCGGTATTTGGTGCCGGCGACCAAAGAACCGAGGTCGAGGGCGATCACCCGGCGTGAAAGCAGATTGTCGGGCACTTCGGATTGCACGATCCGTTGGGCGAGTCCCTCGACGATGGCCGTCTTGCCGACTCCGGATTCGCCGATGAGCACCGGGTTGTTCTTCGTGCGGCGGCTGAGAATCTGGAGGACGCGTTCGATTTCATCGGCCCGACCGATGACGGGATCGAGTTGTCCTTCCTGAGCCAATTGGGTTAAATCTCTGCCGAACTCGTCGAGAGCCGGCGTATTGCTCTTCCGGTCCCGCTCGCGCGGCGCGGATTTTCTCAAAAAGGTAACCGTGAGTTGGCGGGCCGTGAGAAGGTTGGCGCCGAGGCTGCGGAGAATCTTTCCGCCGATGCCTTCTTCCTCCCGCAGAAGCCCCAAGAGAAGATGCTCGCTTCCAATGTGGTTGTGGCCCAGCAATCTTGCTTCCTCGACTCCATATTCGATGACTTTTTTGACCCGTGGGCTGAACGGGATTTCTCCGAAGGTCATGGTGGTGCCGCCGCCGGGCAGATTGCGCTCGATTTCCAACCGGATCTGTTCGGAAGACAGGCCCATCTTCTTAAGAATCATCAAGGCGATGCCGTCAGATTCACGGAGAATGGCCAAGACAAGGTGCTCAGTGCCCAGATAATCGTTCTGGTGCCGCTCGGCTTCTTCTCGTGCCAGGATGATGATTTTTCGGCCTTTGTCCGTGAATCGTTCGAACATCCTGCCTCCTTTGCTGTGCTGCAGATTGGAGAGGGCCTCCCGCGAGAGAACCCATCGAAAAATCTGGCCTTATTCTAACTTCACGCCTGTACAGTGTCAAGACGACGATTGTTTCCTATGAGCCCGGAAAACGCAGTTGCGGCGAAGCGTGAAGACTTCGCTCCGCACCCGTGTCCATTTGACATGAAAAGAAGGCAATCGCTAGAATCGCGCACGCTTCAGACCGGATCGTGCTGCATCGCACCACGCCATAAAACCCGTGAAGGCCATCGGAATTCTTACCAAACCCAAGTTCCCGGACGTCAAGCATATTCTCAAGGACCTCGTCGCCTGGTTACGCGAGCGTCACAAGGAAGTGATCCTCGATAAGGCGACGGCGGCGCTGATCGACGAACGCGCGTCCCATCAAAAGACGCATATCGCCTCCCTGGCCGACATGGTGTTGGTCTTGGGCGGAGACGGCACGATGCTGAGCGCGGCGCGGCTGGTCGAAGAACGATCCGTTCCGATCCTGGGCGTCAATATGGGCGGGCTGGGATTTTTGACCGAAGCCAGTCTGGATCAGCTCTATCCTTCGTTGGAGCGCGTGTTCGCCAACGACTTCGTGTTGGACGAGCGGTTGATGCTGCGTGCCCGTATGCACCGCCATGGCGAGCACGTGGCCCATGCCACGGTGCTCAACGACGTGGTGGTCAGCAAAGGGACGCTGGCCCGCATGATCGAGACCAGGATCGCGATCGAAGGACAGTTCGTGACGAACTTGCGGGGCGACGGCCTGATCGTGTCCACCCCTACGGGTTCCACCGCGTATTCGCTGTCCGCGGGAGGGCCGATCATGACGCCGGCGGTGCGAGCGTTGATTGTCACGCCGATTTGTCCCCATACGCTGACCCATCGCCCCCTCCTGGTTCCCAGCGAGGTGACGATCGAAGTGACGCTCACCAGCAAAGACGAAGGAGCGATGGTGACCTTCGACGGGCAGGTCGGTGTGGCGATGACGCAGGGAGATACCGTCGCTATCGGGGCTTCCGAGCATCGCACGCAACTGATCAGGTTCCCGGATCGCACGTACTACGAGGTGCTGC from Nitrospirota bacterium includes:
- a CDS encoding ATP-dependent Clp protease ATP-binding subunit, with amino-acid sequence MFERFTDKGRKIIILAREEAERHQNDYLGTEHLVLAILRESDGIALMILKKMGLSSEQIRLEIERNLPGGGTTMTFGEIPFSPRVKKVIEYGVEEARLLGHNHIGSEHLLLGLLREEEGIGGKILRSLGANLLTARQLTVTFLRKSAPRERDRKSNTPALDEFGRDLTQLAQEGQLDPVIGRADEIERVLQILSRRTKNNPVLIGESGVGKTAIVEGLAQRIVQSEVPDNLLSRRVIALDLGSLVAGTKYRGQFEERLKVVMKEIVQAGNIIIFIDELHTLVGAGAAEGSIDASNMLKPALSRGEIQCIGATTLDEYRKHIEKDGALKRRFQPIYVQPPSIDETVRIIQGLRDRYEEHHGVEITEEAIVEAVKLSDRYITDRFLPDKAIDLIDETGSRAKLQSYALPTELKALEQELKKVSRDKELAISMQNFEEAVRHREEEERLRKLLDESKREWKKTQEKHKPIITKEDVAYVVSKMTGIPLFKLEEEESNKLLRMEEFLHKRIVGQNEAISAVCRAIRRSRAGLKEAKKPIGSFIFLGPTGVGKTELARTLAEFLFNTEDALIRIDMSEYQEKFTSSRLFGAPPGYVGYEEGGQLTEKVRRRPYSVVLFDEIEKAHPDVFNVLLQVLDDGVLTDSLGRKVDFKNTVVIMTSNLGTKLIQKGVSLGFHSAEQGERERRMKDEVLGELRRAFSPEFLNRIDEIVVFHPLEKEHLYSILDILLRELNVRLLERGVEIEIDDEVKHWLIKEGYEPLYGARPMRRTIQRTIGDPLSEEIIKGRFKDCRKIKVVLRDGAPAFIEQEAMAGV
- a CDS encoding NAD(+)/NADH kinase; this translates as MKAIGILTKPKFPDVKHILKDLVAWLRERHKEVILDKATAALIDERASHQKTHIASLADMVLVLGGDGTMLSAARLVEERSVPILGVNMGGLGFLTEASLDQLYPSLERVFANDFVLDERLMLRARMHRHGEHVAHATVLNDVVVSKGTLARMIETRIAIEGQFVTNLRGDGLIVSTPTGSTAYSLSAGGPIMTPAVRALIVTPICPHTLTHRPLLVPSEVTIEVTLTSKDEGAMVTFDGQVGVAMTQGDTVAIGASEHRTQLIRFPDRTYYEVLRRKLKWGDG